The following proteins are co-located in the Hevea brasiliensis isolate MT/VB/25A 57/8 chromosome 11, ASM3005281v1, whole genome shotgun sequence genome:
- the LOC110648327 gene encoding UDP-N-acetylglucosamine transporter UGNT1 isoform X4, translated as MFNKAALSSYNFPSVNVITLFQMISSCSFLYALRRWKIISFTASESLPISHGNTTFVPFETLMHTLPLSVAYLLYMLVTMKSVRGVNVPMYTTLRRTTVAFTMIMEYFLAGQRYTPPIVGSVGVIILGAFIAGARDLSFDFYGYAVVFLANITTAIYLATISRIRKSSGLNSFGLMWCNGILCGPVLLFWAFIHGELVMTMNFPYLFSPGFLAVLLLSCILAFFLNYSIFLNTTLNSALTQTICGNLKDLFTIGLGWIIFGGLPFDVLNVIGQFLGFLGSGLYAYYKLIGR; from the exons atgttcAATAAAGCAGCTCTTTCTTCTTATAACTTCCCTAGTGTGAATGTTATAACACTATTTCAG ATGATAAGTTCATGCTCTTTTCTATATGCATTGAGACGCTGGAAGATCATCTCTTTCACTGCTAGTGAATCTTTACCTATTTCTCATGGCAACACTACTTTTGTACCATTTGAGACGTTGATGCACACCCTTCCTCTTTCAGTTGCCTATTTGCTGTACATG CTAGTTACAATGAAGTCTGTTCGTGGAGTAAATGTTCCCATGTACACCACTCTAAGGCGAACTACAGTGGCATTTACAATGATTATGGAGTACTTTCTTGCAGGGCAGAGGTATACGCCTCCTATTGTTGGGAG TGTTGGAGTGATTATTCTCGGTGCATTCATTGCGGGAGCTCGTGACTTGTCATTTGACTTCTATGGGTATGCTGTTGTCTTCTTGGCCAACATTACAACAGCAATATATCTTGCAACTATAAGCCGTATTA GGAAATCCAGTGGCCTTAATAGCTTTGGTCTTATGTGGTGCAATG GAATTTTATGTGGACCAGTTTTGCTGTTTTGGGCATTTATTCATGGTGAATTGGTGATGACAATGAATTTCCCTTATCTGTTTTCCCCTGGTTTCTTG GCTGTGCTTCTTCTTTCCTGTATACTGGCTTTCTTCTTGAATTACAGTATATTTCTGAACACTACTCTGAACTCAGCACTCACACAGACAATTTGTGGTAACCTGAAG GATCTCTTTACCATTGGATTAGGCTGGATAATTTTTGGTGGGCTGCCTTTTGATGTT TTGAATGTTATTGGACAATTTCTTGGTTTTCTTGGCTCTGGTTTGTATGCCTATTATAAGCTCATAGGGAGGTAA
- the LOC110648327 gene encoding UDP-N-acetylglucosamine transporter UGNT1 isoform X3, which yields MASNSSNNSILPVSVSPSAEEKHRERLIRGGDEKLFRGSAMTKRGAYAAISYMSCAVLLVMFNKAALSSYNFPSVNVITLFQMISSCSFLYALRRWKIISFTASESLPISHGNTTFVPFETLMHTLPLSVAYLLYMLVTMKSVRGVNVPMYTTLRRTTVAFTMIMEYFLAGQSVGVIILGAFIAGARDLSFDFYGYAVVFLANITTAIYLATISRIRKSSGLNSFGLMWCNGILCGPVLLFWAFIHGELVMTMNFPYLFSPGFLAVLLLSCILAFFLNYSIFLNTTLNSALTQTICGNLKDLFTIGLGWIIFGGLPFDVLNVIGQFLGFLGSGLYAYYKLIGR from the exons ATGGCGTCTAATTCGTCCAACAATTCGATACTTCCAGTATCAGTTTCTCCAAGCGCCGAAGAGAAGCATAGGGAGAGGCTTATCAGAGGAGGCGATGAGAAGCTTTTTAGAGGATCTGCAATGACCAAAAGAGGAGCCTATGCTGCTATCTCTTACATGTCTTGTGCTG tgcttttggtaatgttcAATAAAGCAGCTCTTTCTTCTTATAACTTCCCTAGTGTGAATGTTATAACACTATTTCAG ATGATAAGTTCATGCTCTTTTCTATATGCATTGAGACGCTGGAAGATCATCTCTTTCACTGCTAGTGAATCTTTACCTATTTCTCATGGCAACACTACTTTTGTACCATTTGAGACGTTGATGCACACCCTTCCTCTTTCAGTTGCCTATTTGCTGTACATG CTAGTTACAATGAAGTCTGTTCGTGGAGTAAATGTTCCCATGTACACCACTCTAAGGCGAACTACAGTGGCATTTACAATGATTATGGAGTACTTTCTTGCAGGGCAGAG TGTTGGAGTGATTATTCTCGGTGCATTCATTGCGGGAGCTCGTGACTTGTCATTTGACTTCTATGGGTATGCTGTTGTCTTCTTGGCCAACATTACAACAGCAATATATCTTGCAACTATAAGCCGTATTA GGAAATCCAGTGGCCTTAATAGCTTTGGTCTTATGTGGTGCAATG GAATTTTATGTGGACCAGTTTTGCTGTTTTGGGCATTTATTCATGGTGAATTGGTGATGACAATGAATTTCCCTTATCTGTTTTCCCCTGGTTTCTTG GCTGTGCTTCTTCTTTCCTGTATACTGGCTTTCTTCTTGAATTACAGTATATTTCTGAACACTACTCTGAACTCAGCACTCACACAGACAATTTGTGGTAACCTGAAG GATCTCTTTACCATTGGATTAGGCTGGATAATTTTTGGTGGGCTGCCTTTTGATGTT TTGAATGTTATTGGACAATTTCTTGGTTTTCTTGGCTCTGGTTTGTATGCCTATTATAAGCTCATAGGGAGGTAA
- the LOC110648327 gene encoding UDP-N-acetylglucosamine transporter UGNT1 isoform X2: protein MASNSSNNSILPVSVSPSAEEKHRERLIRGGDEKLFRGSAMTKRGAYAAISYMSCAVLLVMFNKAALSSYNFPSVNVITLFQMISSCSFLYALRRWKIISFTASESLPISHGNTTFVPFETLMHTLPLSVAYLLYMLVTMKSVRGVNVPMYTTLRRTTVAFTMIMEYFLAGQRYTPPIVGSVGVIILGAFIAGARDLSFDFYGYAVVFLANITTAIYLATISRIRKSSGLNSFGLMWCNVLLFWAFIHGELVMTMNFPYLFSPGFLAVLLLSCILAFFLNYSIFLNTTLNSALTQTICGNLKDLFTIGLGWIIFGGLPFDVLNVIGQFLGFLGSGLYAYYKLIGR, encoded by the exons ATGGCGTCTAATTCGTCCAACAATTCGATACTTCCAGTATCAGTTTCTCCAAGCGCCGAAGAGAAGCATAGGGAGAGGCTTATCAGAGGAGGCGATGAGAAGCTTTTTAGAGGATCTGCAATGACCAAAAGAGGAGCCTATGCTGCTATCTCTTACATGTCTTGTGCTG tgcttttggtaatgttcAATAAAGCAGCTCTTTCTTCTTATAACTTCCCTAGTGTGAATGTTATAACACTATTTCAG ATGATAAGTTCATGCTCTTTTCTATATGCATTGAGACGCTGGAAGATCATCTCTTTCACTGCTAGTGAATCTTTACCTATTTCTCATGGCAACACTACTTTTGTACCATTTGAGACGTTGATGCACACCCTTCCTCTTTCAGTTGCCTATTTGCTGTACATG CTAGTTACAATGAAGTCTGTTCGTGGAGTAAATGTTCCCATGTACACCACTCTAAGGCGAACTACAGTGGCATTTACAATGATTATGGAGTACTTTCTTGCAGGGCAGAGGTATACGCCTCCTATTGTTGGGAG TGTTGGAGTGATTATTCTCGGTGCATTCATTGCGGGAGCTCGTGACTTGTCATTTGACTTCTATGGGTATGCTGTTGTCTTCTTGGCCAACATTACAACAGCAATATATCTTGCAACTATAAGCCGTATTA GGAAATCCAGTGGCCTTAATAGCTTTGGTCTTATGTGGTGCAATG TTTTGCTGTTTTGGGCATTTATTCATGGTGAATTGGTGATGACAATGAATTTCCCTTATCTGTTTTCCCCTGGTTTCTTG GCTGTGCTTCTTCTTTCCTGTATACTGGCTTTCTTCTTGAATTACAGTATATTTCTGAACACTACTCTGAACTCAGCACTCACACAGACAATTTGTGGTAACCTGAAG GATCTCTTTACCATTGGATTAGGCTGGATAATTTTTGGTGGGCTGCCTTTTGATGTT TTGAATGTTATTGGACAATTTCTTGGTTTTCTTGGCTCTGGTTTGTATGCCTATTATAAGCTCATAGGGAGGTAA
- the LOC110648327 gene encoding UDP-N-acetylglucosamine transporter UGNT1 isoform X1: MASNSSNNSILPVSVSPSAEEKHRERLIRGGDEKLFRGSAMTKRGAYAAISYMSCAVLLVMFNKAALSSYNFPSVNVITLFQMISSCSFLYALRRWKIISFTASESLPISHGNTTFVPFETLMHTLPLSVAYLLYMLVTMKSVRGVNVPMYTTLRRTTVAFTMIMEYFLAGQRYTPPIVGSVGVIILGAFIAGARDLSFDFYGYAVVFLANITTAIYLATISRIRKSSGLNSFGLMWCNGILCGPVLLFWAFIHGELVMTMNFPYLFSPGFLAVLLLSCILAFFLNYSIFLNTTLNSALTQTICGNLKDLFTIGLGWIIFGGLPFDVLNVIGQFLGFLGSGLYAYYKLIGR, from the exons ATGGCGTCTAATTCGTCCAACAATTCGATACTTCCAGTATCAGTTTCTCCAAGCGCCGAAGAGAAGCATAGGGAGAGGCTTATCAGAGGAGGCGATGAGAAGCTTTTTAGAGGATCTGCAATGACCAAAAGAGGAGCCTATGCTGCTATCTCTTACATGTCTTGTGCTG tgcttttggtaatgttcAATAAAGCAGCTCTTTCTTCTTATAACTTCCCTAGTGTGAATGTTATAACACTATTTCAG ATGATAAGTTCATGCTCTTTTCTATATGCATTGAGACGCTGGAAGATCATCTCTTTCACTGCTAGTGAATCTTTACCTATTTCTCATGGCAACACTACTTTTGTACCATTTGAGACGTTGATGCACACCCTTCCTCTTTCAGTTGCCTATTTGCTGTACATG CTAGTTACAATGAAGTCTGTTCGTGGAGTAAATGTTCCCATGTACACCACTCTAAGGCGAACTACAGTGGCATTTACAATGATTATGGAGTACTTTCTTGCAGGGCAGAGGTATACGCCTCCTATTGTTGGGAG TGTTGGAGTGATTATTCTCGGTGCATTCATTGCGGGAGCTCGTGACTTGTCATTTGACTTCTATGGGTATGCTGTTGTCTTCTTGGCCAACATTACAACAGCAATATATCTTGCAACTATAAGCCGTATTA GGAAATCCAGTGGCCTTAATAGCTTTGGTCTTATGTGGTGCAATG GAATTTTATGTGGACCAGTTTTGCTGTTTTGGGCATTTATTCATGGTGAATTGGTGATGACAATGAATTTCCCTTATCTGTTTTCCCCTGGTTTCTTG GCTGTGCTTCTTCTTTCCTGTATACTGGCTTTCTTCTTGAATTACAGTATATTTCTGAACACTACTCTGAACTCAGCACTCACACAGACAATTTGTGGTAACCTGAAG GATCTCTTTACCATTGGATTAGGCTGGATAATTTTTGGTGGGCTGCCTTTTGATGTT TTGAATGTTATTGGACAATTTCTTGGTTTTCTTGGCTCTGGTTTGTATGCCTATTATAAGCTCATAGGGAGGTAA